One genomic region from Delphinus delphis chromosome 14, mDelDel1.2, whole genome shotgun sequence encodes:
- the CD164 gene encoding sialomucin core protein 24, with amino-acid sequence MSGLFHPLLLAAGCLASLCVMTAAQNTTLAPNTTAPSVLPTTTTTTAPMPPPTLATVTTPAPEICESRNNCVSCFDPNAANTTCFWIECKGKSYCSDNSTVSDCKVVNSTEFCTVPTATPLPTNSTAKTTTPPSPSTASTTATTSGTTNTTSAPTTQPARKSTFDAASFIGGIVLVLGVQAVIFFLYKFCKSKERNYHTL; translated from the exons ATGTCGGGGCTCTTTCACCCGCTGCTTTTGGCCGCTGGCTGCCTGGCCTCGCTTTGCGTGATGACCGCAGCTCAGAACACCACCCTGGCCCCGAACACGACTGCACCCTCGGTTCTAccgaccaccaccaccacgacaGCGCCGATGCCGCCGCCGACCCTCGCGACGGTCACCACTCCAGCACCAG AAATCTGTGAAAGCCGCAACAACTGTGTTTCCTGTTTTGACCCTAATGCTGCTAACACTACCTGCTTTTGGATAGAGTGTAAAG GTAAAAGCTACTGTTCAGATAATTCAACAGTTAGTGATTGCAAGGTGGTGAACAGCACCGAATTCTGTACTG tgccCACTGCCACACCATTGCCAACCAATTCTACAG CTAAAACCACAACTCCGCCTTCCCCTTCTACAGCTTCCACCACAGCTACTACATCAG GTACAACTAATACCACTTCAGCTCCGACTACACAACCTGCGCGGAAGTCTACGTTTGATGCAGCCAGTTTCATTGGAGGAATTGTCCTTGTCTTGGGTGTGCaggctgtaattt